The following coding sequences lie in one Thermosulfuriphilus ammonigenes genomic window:
- a CDS encoding PSP1 domain-containing protein: protein MASKKNRRRHRSKERPLNHQKTDEARELKGREVPTGNGLRVAEVRLRPDLPTTHFDAKDLLLSPGDWVLVEGPHGPEVGQVVLEPVFYPGLKGSLPMVLRRASVKEINRYHKILAQEDQAWDVCETKIQELGLEMKLVRVERLFDGSKIIFYYTADGRVDFRQLVKELVRELRSRIEMRQIGVRHEAKMLGGLGTCGRELCCASFIRDFDAVSIRMAKEQSLPLNPNKISGICGRLLCCLVYEHQVYVDLKKEMPKFGKRYCCPHGEGKVIRHNIFRRTVTLELQDGREIDVPIEQVKAKEES, encoded by the coding sequence ATGGCCAGCAAAAAAAATCGAAGACGCCATCGTTCCAAAGAACGTCCCTTAAACCACCAAAAGACCGATGAGGCCCGGGAGCTCAAAGGACGAGAGGTTCCCACTGGCAATGGCCTCAGGGTAGCAGAAGTCCGGCTGCGGCCAGATCTGCCCACCACCCACTTTGACGCCAAGGATCTGCTTCTTTCCCCCGGAGATTGGGTTCTGGTAGAGGGCCCTCATGGGCCGGAGGTGGGGCAGGTAGTTCTAGAACCGGTATTCTATCCCGGACTCAAGGGAAGCCTACCCATGGTCCTGCGTCGGGCCTCGGTCAAAGAGATTAACCGTTATCATAAAATCCTGGCCCAGGAAGACCAGGCCTGGGATGTCTGCGAGACTAAGATCCAGGAACTGGGCCTGGAGATGAAGCTGGTCCGGGTAGAACGACTTTTTGACGGTAGCAAGATCATCTTCTATTACACTGCCGACGGCCGGGTGGACTTTCGCCAGCTAGTCAAAGAGCTGGTCCGGGAGCTCAGAAGCCGCATAGAGATGCGCCAGATTGGGGTTCGCCATGAGGCCAAGATGCTGGGTGGCCTTGGCACCTGTGGCCGCGAACTTTGTTGTGCCAGTTTTATTCGGGACTTTGACGCTGTCTCCATCCGGATGGCCAAAGAGCAGAGCCTCCCCTTGAATCCCAACAAGATATCTGGCATCTGTGGTCGCCTGCTCTGTTGTTTGGTTTATGAACATCAGGTTTACGTTGACCTTAAGAAGGAAATGCCCAAATTCGGCAAGAGATATTGCTGCCCCCACGGCGAAGGAAAGGTTATCCGCCACAACATATTTCGACGCACCGTCACCCTTGAACTTCAGGATGGCCGGGAGATCGATGTCCCCATTGAGCAAGTAAAGGCCAAGGAGGAGAGCTGA